The Bacillus sp. Y1 genome has a window encoding:
- a CDS encoding sugar ABC transporter substrate-binding protein — translation MKKFKKYFSLMSGIALSLSLVACGPQESSTESTGSKDSSKNKEYDLLVWEDIEKGAGIKDAIAKFEEENGVKVKVVEKAYAQQIEDLRMDGPGGTGPDVLTMPGDQIGTAVTEGLIKELNVGEDVQSIYTEVAMKSQMVDNKVYGLPKAVETTMLYYNKDLVSDAELPTTLDGWYEYSKKVTDGEKFGFLALFDQIYYAQSIMSGYGGYIFGTDDKGNYDPADIGLNNKGALEGAEYIQKFYKEGLFPAGIIGEQGINVLESLFTEGKAAAVISGPWNIEPFTKAGINFGVSKLPELSNGENMSSFVGVKSYNVSAYSKNAELAEKLVVFLANEENSKARYEVTKEVPAVQALANDPVVAESEAAQAVAEQSQFAELTPNIPEMNEVWTPTDSALQTIATGKAQPKEALEQAVETIKGQIEAKHGGK, via the coding sequence ATGAAGAAGTTTAAAAAGTATTTTAGCCTTATGAGTGGTATTGCTTTAAGTCTATCTTTAGTAGCATGTGGACCTCAAGAAAGTAGTACTGAGAGTACCGGCTCAAAGGATTCTTCCAAGAACAAAGAGTATGATTTACTAGTTTGGGAGGATATTGAAAAGGGAGCAGGAATTAAAGATGCGATTGCTAAGTTTGAAGAAGAAAATGGAGTAAAGGTGAAAGTAGTTGAAAAAGCCTATGCTCAACAAATAGAAGATTTACGTATGGATGGACCGGGTGGTACAGGACCAGATGTACTTACAATGCCTGGGGACCAAATTGGTACTGCGGTAACGGAAGGATTAATCAAAGAGTTAAATGTAGGTGAAGATGTTCAATCTATTTATACAGAAGTAGCTATGAAGTCGCAAATGGTAGATAACAAGGTGTATGGATTACCTAAAGCTGTAGAAACTACCATGCTTTATTACAATAAAGATTTAGTTTCTGATGCTGAGCTTCCAACCACTCTTGATGGATGGTATGAGTACTCTAAGAAGGTAACGGATGGAGAAAAATTTGGATTCCTTGCTTTGTTTGATCAAATCTACTATGCACAAAGCATTATGAGCGGGTATGGTGGATATATTTTCGGCACGGATGACAAAGGGAATTATGATCCTGCTGATATCGGATTAAACAACAAAGGTGCTCTTGAAGGGGCAGAGTATATTCAAAAGTTCTATAAAGAAGGTCTATTTCCAGCTGGAATCATCGGTGAACAAGGAATTAATGTGCTTGAGTCGTTATTTACGGAAGGAAAAGCAGCTGCTGTCATTTCAGGTCCTTGGAATATTGAGCCGTTTACAAAAGCAGGAATCAATTTTGGTGTAAGTAAATTACCTGAGCTTTCAAATGGTGAAAATATGAGTTCATTCGTTGGAGTGAAGAGCTATAACGTAAGCGCTTATAGTAAAAATGCTGAACTTGCTGAGAAGTTAGTTGTATTTTTAGCAAATGAAGAGAATTCAAAAGCTAGATATGAAGTAACAAAGGAAGTGCCTGCCGTACAAGCACTTGCTAATGACCCTGTTGTAGCAGAAAGTGAAGCAGCCCAAGCGGTAGCAGAGCAATCACAATTTGCTGAATTAACTCCAAACATTCCAGAAATGAACGAAGTTTGGACACCAACTGACTCTGCCCTACAAACAATCGCAACTGGTAAGGCTCAACCTAAAGAAGCATTGGAGCAAGCAGTTGAAACGATTAAAGGACAGATCGAAGCGAAACATGGTGGAAAATAA